From a single Vicugna pacos chromosome 4, VicPac4, whole genome shotgun sequence genomic region:
- the LOC116280218 gene encoding interferon alpha-1-like, giving the protein MSPMARPLSVLMALVALSCHSICSLGCDLPQTHSLATRRTLMLLGQMRRISPSSCLKDRQEFGFPQEVLGGHRLQKAQAISVFHEVVQQLFLLFSTEGSSAAWEEGLLHRLCTGLDQQLMELEACPMQEAGLQGSPLLNEDPILAVRRYFHRITLYLQEKKYSPCAWEIVRAEVMRSFSSARHLQER; this is encoded by the coding sequence CCTGGTGGCGCTCAGCTGTCACTCCATCTGCTCGCTGGGGTGTGACCTGCCTCAGACCCACAGCCTGGCCACCAGGAGGACCTTGATGCTCCTGGGACAAATGAGGAGaatctccccctcctcctgcctgaaGGACAGACAGGAATTTGGATTCCCTCAGGAGGTCCTTGGTGGCCACCGGCTCCAGAAGGCTCAAGCCATCTCTGTCTTCCATGAGGtggtccagcagctcttcctcctcttcagcACAGAGGGCTCGTCTGCTGCCTGGGAGGAGGGCCTCCTGCACAGACTCTGCACTGGGCTTGATCAGCAGCTGATGGAACTGGAAGCCTGTCCGAtgcaggaggcggggctgcaAGGGTCCCCCCTGCTGAATGAGGACCCCATCCTGGCTGTGAGGAGATACTTCCACAGAATCACTCTCTATCTGCAAGAGAAGAAATACAGTCCTTGTGCCTGGGAGATCGTCAGAGCAGAAGTCATGAGATCCTTCTCTTCAGCGAGACACTTGCAAGAAAGATGA